The Rhizobiaceae bacterium genome contains the following window.
GTTTTCCGAGGTATCGCCGCGACGGCGATCCGCTTCTTCATAGATCTTGCGGAACTGCTTTTCCGAGACGTCGCCATAATGGCCCTTGAGCTTCTGCTTCGCGCGAAGCTGCAAGCCGAAATCGGACAGCTTGCCCTTGCGGCGCTGGCCGTGCTGGCCGGGACCATATTCACGACGGTTGACCGGGGACTTGGGGCGGCCCCAGACATTTTCGCCAAGACGGCGATCGAGTTTGTATTTTGCCGATTCGCGTTTGCTCATCGCATTCCCTTTCAAAACATTGCGCCCGAAGCCGAAGCTCCGGGTGAAGGAAACGCGCCCTCCTCTGGTTTCCGTTTTCGAAACCTGACAGGATTTTCCGCAACGCTGCGGACAATCCACGGGACACGTCAGTGATCTCAGGACCTTGTGGCTCGTCTCCGTCAGGTCCTGAACCGACAAAAGCCAGCGCCGGGCTTTTCGACCCGGCGCGGCGTGGACATATGGGAAAGCGCGAGAAATGTCAAACGCGATCAGCTTTCCTTCTTTTTCGGCAGGCCCTTGCGACTGGTCTCCGCAAATTCCTCAAGCTGTTTCTCGCTCATGGAATCGTACATTTCCTTCGAAGCACCCTTCAACGCGCTCTTTTTCGTTTCGCCGCGCTTGGCGGAAAGCGCTGCGCCTGCCGCCTTCTGTTGCGCCTGTGATCTTGCGGGCATGGAAGCCTCCTGTCGTTGATGGCTGGAAACGCGGGCCGAAGCCGCCCGTTCCATCAATTGACGGAAAGTCCGAAGCCCTGCATGAGGCGGCGGGTCGCGAAATCGACGCTGCCGGAACTGAAAACCGCGATGTCGTGCATGTCCTTGGGAGGCGCGGCATGCTCGCCGGGGTTCACCTCGCCCAAAAGGGAGAGCGTGCGCCGGGCAATGGCCTCGCCGGAATCGATCCAGTCCACGGGCCATGGGGCCATCTTGCGCATGCGGTTGATCAGGAAGGGATAGTGTGTGCAGGCGAGCACCACAATATCCGTGCGAAGGCCGTCCTTCTCGACAAAGCAGGGTTCAATCTCCGTGCGTACGGCGTCCTCGTCGACGAAGCCCTCGCGCATGTAGATTTCCGCCAGCCGCGCGAGTTGCATCGAGCCGACAAGGCGCACATGGCACTGTCCTGCCCATTTGCCGATCAGGTCGCGCGTATATTGCCGCTTCACGGTTCCGGGTGTGGCGAGCACGGAAACGAGGCCGGTGCGCGTGCGCTCCGCCGCGGGCTTGATCGCCGGCACGGTGCCGACAAAAGGCGTCTGCGGATAGGCGGCGCGCAAATTGGCCAGCGAAAGCGTCGAGGCCGTATTGCACGGAATGACCGCGAGTTGCGGGCGATATCGCCTTATGAGGTCGCCGAACAGGGCAATGATGCGATCGTTCAGCGCGTGCTCGTCCCAATCGCCATAGGGAAAGGCTGCGTCGTCCGCGAAATAGACGAAGCGGCGATCCGGCATCAGCACCCGCGCCTCGCGCAGCACGGTCAGCCCGCCGATTCCGGAGTCGAACATCAGAATGGGTCGGTTAGCCATGTTTGATGTTCCGTTTGCTCATCGCCGCCTTGCCTCGCTCGGACAGCGGCGCGGGACCTTCGCCATGCGCGGCGCGATCCGCGACGGCCTTGCGGTCGGGATAGCCACTACCGCGCGGCTGCTTCGGGGAAAAATAGTCGAGCGAGGCGAGAATGCCTCGCAACACCTTCAGTTCCGGTTCCGCAAAACCTGGCCGGGTTAGTACGGCCCGCAGATTGTCCACCATCTTGGCTTTCTTCGCAGCCGGGCGGAAATAACCTCTCGCCTCCAGCGCGGCCTCCAGATGTTCGAAAAAACTGTGCAGTTGCGCCTTCGAGGCAGGCTCCATCACGTCGGTTCTGAACGCGGTGTCGGTTTCGGCTGCGAGGCCGGACTTCATCCACTCATAGGACATGAGCAGGACTGCCTGCGCGATGTTCAGCGAAGCGAAAGCGGGATTGACCGGAAAGGTGACGATCTCGTCCGCAAGCCCCACCTCCTCGTTGAACAGGCCGAATTTCTCGCGCCCGAACAGGATGCCGAGTTTCTGGCCGTCGTTCGAACGGGAGCGCAGCTCCCGCGCCGCCTCGACCGGGCCACGCACCTGCTTGAAGCCGTCGCGCTCCCGCGCGGTTGTGGCGAAAACGAACTGCAGGTCCGATACCGCATCGGCCAAGGTTTCGAACACCGCCACATTGTCGATGACGTGATCGGCCTTGCTGGCGGCCGCCCTCGCCCGCTCGTTCGGCCAGCCGTCGCGCGGCTTGACGAGGCGCAACTCGGACAGGCCGAAATTCGCCATGGCGCGCGCCACCATGCCGATGTTTTCGCCGAGTTGCGGCTCAACCAGAATGATGGCGGGACCGCCCGTCATCAATGTCCTGTCGCTGTCTGTTCCGGCCATGTCCTGCGCCTGCATGTCGATTGCGGCTATTGAGCGGTCGGATGCCACATCCGCGCTGCGAATTGAAGTGCCTCAGCACTTGGTCGCAACATTGCACAGCGCGTTTGCACGCATTGGACCGCTTTGCTATAGGCCGGGTTCAATTCAAAAATTCCGCGGACGCACGAGGCTTTTTCATGGCGAAGATCAAGGTGGCCAACCCTGTCGTTGAACTGGACGGGGATGAGATGACCCGCATCATCTGGCAGTTCATCAAGGACAAGCTGATCCACCCGTATCTCGACGTCAACCTCGACTATTACGACCTCAGCATCGAGAACCGCGATGCAACCAGCGATCAGGTGACGGTGGACGCCGCAAACGCGATCAAGAAATATGGCGTCGGCGTAAAATGCGCGACCATCACGCCGGACGAGGCCCGCGTCGAGGAATTCAGCCTCAAGAAGATGTGGAAATCCCCTAACGGCACGATTCGCAACATTCTCGGCGGTGTGATCTTCCGCGAGCCGATCATCATGAAGAACGTGCCGCGCCTGGTGCCCGGCTGGACCAAGCCGATCATCGTCGGACGCCACGCTTTCGGCGACCAGTACAAGGCGACCGATTTCCGCTTCCCCGGCAAGGGAAAGCTGACGATCAAATTCGTCGGCGACGACGGGCAGGTGATCGAGCACGAAGTCTACGATGCTCCGGGCGCAGGTGTCGCGCTTGCAATGTACAATCTGGACGAGTCGATCCGCGAATTTGCACGCGCTTCGTTGAACTACGGCCTGCTGCGTGGCTATCCGGTCTATCTGTCCACCAAGAACACCATTCTCAAAGCCTATGACGGGCGCTTCAAGGACATTTTCCAGGAGGTGTACGAGAAGGAATTCGAGGCGGAGTTCAAGGCGCGCAAGCTCTGGTACGAGCACAGGCTGATCGACGACATGGTGGCGTCGAGCCTGAAATGGTCGGGCGGTTATGTCTGGGCCTGCAAGAACTATGACGGCGACGTGCAGTCGGACACGGTGGCGCAGGGCTTCGGTTCGCTCGGCCTGATGACATCAGTGCTGATGACGCCGGACGGCAAGACTGTCGAGGCCGAAGCGGCCCACGGCACCGTGACGCGCCACTATCGCCAGCATCAGAAGGGCGAGGAAACATCCACCAATTCCATCGCATCGATCTTTGCATGGACGCGCGGGCTCGCGCATCGCGCAAAGCTCGACGACAACGCAGCGCTCAAACAATTTGCGGACACGCTGGAAAAGGTCTGCATCCAGACCGTCGAGTCCGGCTTCATGACCAAGGATCTGTCGCTGCTGATCGGACCGGATCAACCCTGGCTTTCGACGACCGGCTTCCTCGACAAGGTAGACGAGAATTTGCAGAAGGCGATGGGGTAGCACAGCCTCTTTCCCAGAACCAAAAAAGGCGCACCCCGGTGCGCCTTTTTTCATATGAAAACGCGGGCCTGGCGGCCCGCGTTCATGTTTGCTCAGAAAGCGTATTCGATCAGGATTTCGTCACGAAGCACTTTCCGCCAGCGGACTTGAAGCTGTTGCACATGCCGGCTGCGGCATCCCGCGATTCGGCTGGGATACGGATGCGCCAGAAGGTACCCTTGCCCGCAACATCGGCCTTGATGATGTTGACGCCCTTGCCTTCAAGCACGTTCCCATAGCGACCCAGCATCTTCTGGTAGGTTGCCTTGGCGGCTTCCTCGCTCGATTCAGACGCAATCTGCATCGTCCACCCGCCATCGACTGCCGGTTGCGGCGTGATCGAAGCAGTCTGTTCCTGCGCGACCTCGACCGGGGCGGCTGCCTGATCGGCGTCCGGCTCCCCGTCGATCGCATCGGCAACCGCATCGTCCGAGTCGACAGGCGTCGCTGCGGCATCGTTCTGCTTGTTCGAGCTGGCGTCCTGCGTCTGGGGCTGGACCTCTTCGCGAGGTGCGAGCGAGCCGTCGGGCTTGACCACCATGGTGCGAACCTTGCGCGGTGCAACCGCCAGCGCCTCGCCATCGGCGGACTGCGCAGCTTCGGCGCCGGGCGGCACGATGCGGTCTTCGGATTTGGATGCACCGTCAACAGCCAGCGCAACATCGTCATCGGCGTTGTCGGGGAGTTGATCCGGCAGATCAACCGGCTCTTCCGTGTTGCTTATGAGCGTTTCCTGCGTCGGACCGCCATCACCGCCGGTACGCGCAACCGTCTCATAGACCTTGCTTTCCTGATTCGGCGCGGTGGCGCCGCCGGGATTCTCCGGACGAACCTTGAACGGCTCCTGATCAGCCTTGACCAGTTCCGGCGCGCTGCCCTGCGCGTCGCCCATCATCGACATTGCAACTGCTCCAGCAACGCCGAGGATCGCGACGCCGCCGACAATCGCGGCAATCAGCAATCCGCGACGCTTTGGCTGTTGATATGTCGGCTGCTGATAGGCAGCGGGAGCAATATCGTCCTCGAATTCGCCATCGAGATCGAAATCGTCCATCGCCGCGCTGTCGAAATCGTCGAAGGCTTCCGCGAGGTCGTCTTCGGTCAGGTCAATACGGATATCGTCTTCGTCCTGGTGCGCGCTCGCAGGTGCCGACTGCCGATAGGCTGCCGGCGCGGCGGCTTGCCTTTCCTCAGCGGCATGCGAAACATGCGACGGCGTCTCGTAGGCGGAAGAAGCTTCCGCTGCGCGGTATGCTTCCCGTGCGGCCACAATCTGCTCGTGTGCCGTAAGCGGCGGCTGCGCCGGGTAGGCCTGTGCGGTGTGTTCCTGAGCGTAGCTCGCGCCGGACGGTGCGTGCGACACTGACGATTTATGCGAAGACATGTCGGCGCGCGGCGCAACAGGTGCCGGCGCGGTCATCGGACGGTGCGCAACAGGGGCCGGCTGCGGCACGCTCATCTGCTGGAGCAGATTGTTAAACTCGGTGTCGAGATCGTCCACCGGCTGAACGACCGGAGGCTCTTCAACCGGCTCGGCTTCCGGAATATCCAGATCGTAGCCCACGGCAACGACGCGGTCGGGGACATCGACGGTTTCGATTTCGGGAGCATGGCTCGCAACGACGGGCCGCGGTGCCTCCACGTGCGGAGTTTCGACGCGCGGCGAAGGCGTTTCAATGACCGGCGCAGGGACCGGCGCAGGCGCGGTCGGGCGCGGCGCCGCAGAGCGCTGCACTTCCACGCGGTTGATCTGCGGGGTTGCACGAGAGAATTGTAGCGGCGTGGAACGCCAGGAATCATTGGGCTCGGATACGCGGTACTT
Protein-coding sequences here:
- a CDS encoding DUF3008 family protein, which encodes MPARSQAQQKAAGAALSAKRGETKKSALKGASKEMYDSMSEKQLEEFAETSRKGLPKKKES
- the murI gene encoding glutamate racemase, which gives rise to MANRPILMFDSGIGGLTVLREARVLMPDRRFVYFADDAAFPYGDWDEHALNDRIIALFGDLIRRYRPQLAVIPCNTASTLSLANLRAAYPQTPFVGTVPAIKPAAERTRTGLVSVLATPGTVKRQYTRDLIGKWAGQCHVRLVGSMQLARLAEIYMREGFVDEDAVRTEIEPCFVEKDGLRTDIVVLACTHYPFLINRMRKMAPWPVDWIDSGEAIARRTLSLLGEVNPGEHAAPPKDMHDIAVFSSGSVDFATRRLMQGFGLSVN
- a CDS encoding RNA methyltransferase, which encodes MAGTDSDRTLMTGGPAIILVEPQLGENIGMVARAMANFGLSELRLVKPRDGWPNERARAAASKADHVIDNVAVFETLADAVSDLQFVFATTARERDGFKQVRGPVEAARELRSRSNDGQKLGILFGREKFGLFNEEVGLADEIVTFPVNPAFASLNIAQAVLLMSYEWMKSGLAAETDTAFRTDVMEPASKAQLHSFFEHLEAALEARGYFRPAAKKAKMVDNLRAVLTRPGFAEPELKVLRGILASLDYFSPKQPRGSGYPDRKAVADRAAHGEGPAPLSERGKAAMSKRNIKHG
- a CDS encoding NADP-dependent isocitrate dehydrogenase, whose protein sequence is MAKIKVANPVVELDGDEMTRIIWQFIKDKLIHPYLDVNLDYYDLSIENRDATSDQVTVDAANAIKKYGVGVKCATITPDEARVEEFSLKKMWKSPNGTIRNILGGVIFREPIIMKNVPRLVPGWTKPIIVGRHAFGDQYKATDFRFPGKGKLTIKFVGDDGQVIEHEVYDAPGAGVALAMYNLDESIREFARASLNYGLLRGYPVYLSTKNTILKAYDGRFKDIFQEVYEKEFEAEFKARKLWYEHRLIDDMVASSLKWSGGYVWACKNYDGDVQSDTVAQGFGSLGLMTSVLMTPDGKTVEAEAAHGTVTRHYRQHQKGEETSTNSIASIFAWTRGLAHRAKLDDNAALKQFADTLEKVCIQTVESGFMTKDLSLLIGPDQPWLSTTGFLDKVDENLQKAMG
- a CDS encoding SPOR domain-containing protein; amino-acid sequence: MAEKTSGANAGREDLKDSDLPSADPFAELTRIMGFDPRRAEGGAKNAAQMSSVEEFSIDLERELIHEFGEDEYENNAAPRQDNVPSFEAPLPPLAANSDDEQEEAIEEAIEEAVAEQVEQPALVLQRQALDRQSDLMEAELMAASSSPEEEDVPVIKLSPIESLIEEPQPEVVAPVLADAEPADEAELEAEFNALLGNQSQHEILDTSAEQLAAVAQNSVPQEHAPAQPSVTMADAEDDLSVTFGFPEPEALDRVPEPVAEQAAQPEEIEEPAPVEAIEAEIEAEAEDEIAVAAEDMQPAAEVKAQEPAAAEEDDPFAMLAAMAQKYRVSEPNDSWRSTPLQFSRATPQINRVEVQRSAAPRPTAPAPVPAPVIETPSPRVETPHVEAPRPVVASHAPEIETVDVPDRVVAVGYDLDIPEAEPVEEPPVVQPVDDLDTEFNNLLQQMSVPQPAPVAHRPMTAPAPVAPRADMSSHKSSVSHAPSGASYAQEHTAQAYPAQPPLTAHEQIVAAREAYRAAEASSAYETPSHVSHAAEERQAAAPAAYRQSAPASAHQDEDDIRIDLTEDDLAEAFDDFDSAAMDDFDLDGEFEDDIAPAAYQQPTYQQPKRRGLLIAAIVGGVAILGVAGAVAMSMMGDAQGSAPELVKADQEPFKVRPENPGGATAPNQESKVYETVARTGGDGGPTQETLISNTEEPVDLPDQLPDNADDDVALAVDGASKSEDRIVPPGAEAAQSADGEALAVAPRKVRTMVVKPDGSLAPREEVQPQTQDASSNKQNDAAATPVDSDDAVADAIDGEPDADQAAAPVEVAQEQTASITPQPAVDGGWTMQIASESSEEAAKATYQKMLGRYGNVLEGKGVNIIKADVAGKGTFWRIRIPAESRDAAAGMCNSFKSAGGKCFVTKS